The Oscillatoria sp. FACHB-1407 genome window below encodes:
- a CDS encoding GntP family permease, with amino-acid sequence MSPGVLILIAALGIALLLFLVIKVRLQAFLALLIASLFVAIAAGIPLQDIPQTIQDGMGSTLGFIAIVVGIGTMFGEILRVSGGAERLATTLVGKFGEDKAPWALGLTGLIVSIPVFFDVGLIILIPLVYSLTQRTGRSLLYYALPLAAGLAIGHSYIPPTPGPVAVASLLGADLGWVILFGVIAGFPAMVIGGIFFGRYIASQINAQVPEYMLLENHASANLDDDEEDNPHRSHTAPDAQNPPAGTVATQERVDVEPQIDVAPQKPSSIPSFGVVLGLICIPLVLILLNTVSSVVFEEGDPIRNFLSFLGHPFSALLIATLLSFYLLGKRQGMSRRDIQDIATKSLEPVGLIILVTGAGGVFGKTLVATGVGEALANAMAATNLPLIALAFLIATAVRVSQGSATVAMVTTAGLVAPVVQSANLTGPILGLITIAIASGATVLSHVNDSGFWLVSRYLGISEKNTLRSWTVMETILGGVGFLVVLIISFFV; translated from the coding sequence ATGTCACCTGGTGTATTAATTCTGATTGCAGCATTAGGCATTGCACTGCTGCTGTTTTTAGTCATCAAAGTTCGTTTACAGGCATTTCTTGCTCTCCTCATTGCCAGTTTGTTTGTAGCGATCGCCGCTGGGATTCCCCTTCAAGACATTCCCCAAACCATTCAAGATGGTATGGGCAGTACATTAGGCTTCATTGCCATTGTGGTTGGTATTGGTACCATGTTTGGCGAAATATTGCGAGTGTCTGGGGGGGCTGAACGGTTAGCCACTACACTCGTTGGTAAATTTGGTGAAGACAAGGCACCCTGGGCATTAGGGTTGACGGGGTTAATTGTATCAATTCCTGTTTTCTTTGATGTAGGGTTGATCATTCTGATTCCATTGGTCTACAGCTTGACACAACGGACGGGGCGATCGCTGCTTTATTATGCGCTTCCCTTAGCTGCCGGATTGGCGATCGGGCACAGCTACATTCCCCCCACACCGGGTCCAGTAGCCGTGGCATCTTTGCTGGGAGCCGATTTGGGTTGGGTGATTCTATTTGGTGTGATTGCTGGTTTTCCAGCGATGGTGATTGGCGGGATCTTCTTTGGCAGATACATTGCCAGTCAGATCAACGCTCAGGTGCCTGAGTATATGTTGTTAGAAAACCATGCCTCAGCGAATTTGGATGATGATGAGGAAGACAATCCCCATCGTTCTCACACTGCCCCGGATGCACAAAACCCGCCAGCAGGCACCGTTGCCACTCAAGAACGAGTGGATGTTGAGCCTCAAATCGACGTTGCACCTCAAAAGCCTTCTTCCATACCAAGTTTTGGGGTTGTCTTGGGGCTAATCTGCATTCCCTTAGTGCTAATCCTGCTGAATACGGTTTCGTCCGTTGTGTTTGAGGAAGGTGACCCCATTCGCAACTTCTTGAGCTTTTTAGGGCATCCATTCTCGGCATTGCTGATCGCAACCTTACTCTCTTTCTACTTGCTCGGAAAACGGCAAGGAATGTCCCGACGTGACATTCAGGATATCGCCACAAAATCCTTAGAACCTGTAGGACTGATTATCCTGGTGACGGGAGCAGGGGGTGTATTTGGCAAAACTCTGGTGGCGACAGGGGTCGGTGAGGCATTGGCAAACGCCATGGCAGCAACCAATCTGCCGCTGATTGCCCTGGCATTCCTGATTGCAACTGCGGTTCGAGTGTCGCAAGGGTCAGCTACCGTAGCCATGGTGACAACCGCTGGACTGGTTGCGCCTGTGGTGCAGTCTGCCAACCTGACAGGACCCATTTTAGGGCTGATCACCATTGCGATCGCCTCTGGGGCTACCGTTCTCTCTCACGTTAACGACTCTGGTTTCTGGTTGGTCAGTCGATACTTAGGCATCTCTGAGAAAAACACACTGCGTTCCTGGACGGTTATGGAAACCATTTTGGGCGGGGTGGGGTTCTTAGTGGTATTGATTATTAGCTTCTTTGTTTGA
- a CDS encoding gluconokinase has product MSDYFIGVDIGTTSTKAIVFSTKGEVKGTGNQGYPLLVPQPGWAEQDPTAILTAAIAAIRDAIDQSGVSKSHIAAVSFSGAMHSVIAIDANGNPLHNAVIWADNRSVTQTMRLKQNGGHSLYLQTGTPIHPMSPLPKLMWMREENSEIFQRAVRFISIKEYVLFQLLNRFVVDYSIASATGLMNLERLQWDETALATAGIRADQLSELVPTTHVLRGIKPEYAEAMGLAPDTPIVVGANDGCLANLGVGAIAPHQIAVTIGTSSAVRAVIPKPMTDEKGRTFCYALTEHHWVIGGPSNNGGIVLRWLRDNFCQLEVEQAKQQGIDPYDVMVRSAMQIAPGAEGLICLPFLSGERAPYWNPNARGIFFGVSLHHHKAHFIRSVLEGVLFAVYSITLALRDLAGTAQEIRASGGFARSAPWRQMTADIFGSEVLVPQVYEGSAFGAAALGMYAVQAISDLEEVQNLIQIGDRHSPDLDVFKTYNYLFSVYERVYAGVVDEFATLAEFQREE; this is encoded by the coding sequence ATGAGTGACTACTTTATTGGGGTTGATATTGGCACTACCAGTACCAAAGCCATTGTTTTTTCTACCAAGGGTGAAGTCAAAGGCACGGGAAATCAGGGCTATCCACTGTTGGTGCCTCAACCGGGATGGGCAGAGCAAGACCCAACGGCTATTCTCACAGCGGCGATCGCCGCCATTCGAGATGCCATAGATCAGTCAGGTGTATCAAAATCGCATATTGCCGCCGTTAGCTTTAGTGGGGCGATGCATAGTGTGATTGCAATCGATGCGAATGGGAATCCGCTGCATAATGCTGTTATTTGGGCAGATAATCGCAGCGTCACTCAAACGATGCGGTTAAAACAAAATGGTGGACATTCCCTATATCTCCAGACGGGCACTCCCATTCACCCCATGTCGCCACTCCCTAAACTGATGTGGATGCGGGAGGAAAACTCAGAGATTTTTCAACGAGCAGTGCGGTTTATCTCGATTAAGGAATATGTTCTCTTTCAATTGCTAAACCGCTTTGTCGTCGATTACTCGATCGCCTCTGCGACTGGGTTAATGAATCTGGAGCGGCTCCAGTGGGATGAAACTGCACTCGCAACCGCAGGCATTCGGGCTGACCAACTGAGTGAGTTGGTGCCTACCACTCACGTTTTGCGCGGCATCAAGCCAGAATATGCAGAAGCCATGGGGCTTGCGCCTGACACGCCAATCGTCGTGGGAGCAAACGACGGTTGTCTCGCCAATTTGGGAGTTGGGGCGATCGCCCCGCATCAGATCGCCGTCACCATTGGCACCAGTAGTGCTGTTCGTGCTGTGATTCCTAAACCCATGACGGATGAGAAGGGGCGAACGTTTTGCTATGCCCTGACCGAGCATCACTGGGTTATTGGAGGACCGTCCAATAACGGTGGAATTGTTTTACGCTGGCTCCGCGATAACTTTTGCCAGTTGGAGGTGGAGCAAGCCAAACAGCAGGGCATCGATCCCTATGATGTGATGGTGCGATCGGCAATGCAAATTGCTCCCGGTGCTGAAGGACTGATCTGCTTGCCCTTCTTATCTGGGGAACGAGCACCCTACTGGAACCCGAATGCACGCGGCATTTTCTTTGGGGTGAGCTTGCATCATCACAAAGCCCACTTTATCCGGTCGGTGCTGGAAGGCGTGTTGTTTGCGGTTTACAGCATCACGTTGGCACTGCGAGATTTAGCTGGAACAGCCCAAGAAATTCGGGCATCGGGTGGGTTTGCGCGCTCCGCCCCCTGGCGACAAATGACAGCCGATATCTTTGGTTCTGAGGTGTTGGTGCCTCAGGTATACGAAGGCAGTGCATTTGGGGCAGCGGCGTTAGGGATGTATGCCGTACAAGCTATTTCTGATTTAGAAGAGGTACAGAACCTGATCCAAATTGGCGATCGCCACTCTCCTGATCTGGATGTGTTCAAGACCTACAACTATTTGTTCTCTGTTTACGAACGAGTGTATGCGGGTGTTGTGGACGAATTTGCTACGCTGGCGGAATTTCAGCGGGAGGAGTGA
- a CDS encoding aminotransferase class I/II-fold pyridoxal phosphate-dependent enzyme — MDFDIFQLERNQSLYENQVEYNLTESGVHPCTLRELLDDEAIAQLLDTPLGYGYTEGSPQLRQAVSQWYPGSSPDNILITHGSSEANLVAAWSLLSPGDELIFVIPNFMQLWGLARSLGVAVKTIALQEENGWQLDLDELRRLLTPQTKMIAFSNPNNPTGKVFSEAVMQELVAIAQENDIYLLADEIYRGAELNGNETPTFYGRYNKVIVVSGVAKSLAHPGLRIGWLVAPEPLINSAMQRQDYTTIGTGILNQRVAEAILQPAMRRKLLNRSHHILSQNLTILDAWVNQHSNALSYHPPQAGGMAFIRYSFAINSSDLSRQLREKQSVFVVAGDWFGLDRYIRVGIGSTPRYLTEALQRIDTLLHTLNQV; from the coding sequence ATGGACTTTGATATATTTCAACTTGAGCGCAATCAATCGCTGTATGAAAATCAGGTGGAATATAACCTGACCGAAAGTGGAGTTCATCCCTGCACACTACGCGAACTATTGGATGATGAGGCGATCGCCCAGTTATTGGATACGCCATTGGGCTACGGGTACACCGAAGGGAGCCCGCAACTGCGACAAGCGGTTAGCCAGTGGTATCCAGGGTCTAGCCCCGATAACATTCTCATTACCCATGGTTCTTCAGAAGCAAACCTGGTTGCTGCCTGGAGCCTCTTATCGCCTGGGGATGAACTGATTTTCGTCATCCCTAACTTTATGCAGTTGTGGGGACTGGCGCGATCGCTGGGTGTCGCTGTCAAGACGATCGCGTTACAGGAGGAAAATGGTTGGCAACTTGACCTCGATGAGTTGCGCCGTTTGCTTACACCTCAAACCAAAATGATCGCCTTCTCTAATCCCAACAACCCGACAGGAAAGGTCTTTAGCGAAGCGGTTATGCAAGAACTGGTGGCGATCGCCCAGGAGAACGACATTTATCTCCTCGCTGACGAGATCTATCGGGGTGCTGAACTGAATGGCAATGAGACACCAACCTTTTATGGCAGGTACAACAAGGTCATCGTCGTATCAGGTGTTGCTAAATCTCTCGCTCATCCCGGCTTGAGAATTGGCTGGTTAGTCGCACCAGAGCCTCTGATTAACAGCGCGATGCAGCGGCAAGACTATACCACAATCGGCACAGGTATCCTTAACCAACGAGTAGCAGAAGCCATCCTACAACCTGCAATGCGGCGAAAATTGCTCAATCGCAGCCACCACATTCTCAGTCAAAATCTCACAATCTTAGATGCGTGGGTTAACCAGCATTCAAACGCATTGAGCTACCATCCACCCCAGGCGGGTGGCATGGCTTTTATCCGATACTCCTTCGCCATTAATTCATCCGACCTCTCGCGCCAATTGCGAGAGAAACAGAGTGTGTTTGTCGTGGCAGGAGATTGGTTTGGCTTAGATCGTTATATCCGTGTCGGGATTGGATCAACTCCTCGATATCTGACAGAAGCCCTTCAACGAATTGATACTTTACTCCATACACTTAATCAAGTCTGA
- a CDS encoding ornithine cyclodeaminase family protein, with protein MTKIIELSTIKQILETLDPVSLIEDGFVAYSQGKAVVPPVGELLFDHPPGDVHIKYGYLIGDDYYVIKVASGFYENVDQGLPANSGLMLLFDQKTGTLKSILLDEGYLTNVRTAMAGAIAAKYLAPRQVEAIGVLGTGIQARMQVQYLQPHISCRNIVVWGRTPSRLDAYKADMEMRGYVVRTTSDPAEVAALCHLIITTTPSSQPLLSAAQIRPGTHITAMGSDTPEKNELAPDVLQKADQVVVDSLSQCRERGELHHALAAGVIDETQVVELGQVIVDPTLHRNSDTQITVVDLTGVAVQDIQIAKAVFQAAMGHS; from the coding sequence TTGACTAAAATTATCGAATTATCAACCATTAAGCAAATACTCGAAACGCTTGATCCGGTGAGTTTAATCGAAGATGGCTTCGTTGCCTATTCTCAGGGAAAAGCTGTCGTTCCTCCGGTTGGAGAACTGCTATTCGATCATCCTCCGGGTGATGTGCATATTAAATATGGTTATCTCATTGGAGATGATTATTACGTCATTAAAGTTGCATCTGGTTTTTATGAAAATGTTGATCAGGGTTTACCTGCTAACTCTGGTTTAATGTTGCTGTTTGATCAAAAAACAGGAACTCTGAAAAGCATTTTGTTGGATGAAGGATATTTAACAAACGTCAGAACAGCAATGGCTGGGGCGATCGCTGCTAAGTATCTCGCACCTCGTCAGGTAGAGGCGATCGGCGTTTTAGGGACGGGCATTCAGGCAAGAATGCAGGTGCAGTATCTGCAACCTCATATCTCGTGTCGCAATATAGTCGTCTGGGGACGCACTCCATCCCGACTTGATGCTTACAAAGCAGATATGGAGATGAGAGGCTATGTTGTCAGAACGACAAGTGATCCAGCCGAAGTAGCTGCCCTTTGTCATCTCATCATTACCACAACGCCCAGCAGCCAACCGCTTCTATCTGCCGCCCAGATTCGTCCGGGCACCCACATTACAGCGATGGGATCAGATACACCAGAGAAGAATGAGCTAGCTCCCGATGTGTTGCAAAAAGCAGATCAGGTTGTCGTAGATAGCCTCAGCCAATGCCGAGAACGGGGGGAACTGCATCACGCCTTAGCCGCAGGAGTCATTGACGAAACACAGGTGGTAGAACTGGGACAAGTCATTGTCGATCCGACACTACACCGCAACTCTGACACGCAGATTACCGTTGTTGATCTGACAGGAGTTGCTGTGCAGGATATTCAAATTGCGAAAGCCGTCTTTCAAGCGGCGATGGGTCACAGTTGA
- a CDS encoding ATP-binding protein, whose protein sequence is MPLRAVLIVPFILQISIAVGLTAIFAIRNGQRAVDDLTSQLRDEVTARISQHLEDYVKTPQLVTQINANAVQFGTLDWQNPASLERHFWQQMRVFSSLRPIAFGSEQGNIHSVDRMPNGSLVIRVMDASTNSAYHTYSVDQQGNRDRLLKVSNTFDLRTRPWYRKAVEAGGPTWTDVYPYFSSWGLAISATRPFYDETGQLLGVTNATLSLAELGHFLSNLKIGRTGQTFIMERSGNLVASSTSEQPFFVQQEGGEEKRERLAAIASQDPVTRLTAQYLENYFGNFDHIRHSQQLTYVIDGEPYLVEVAPFSDPYGLDWIIVVVVPEADFVQYIEANTRTTILLCSIALLVSTLMGIVTSQWIAQPIARVIEAAQAIANGKLDQTVAARNIKELNGLTQAFNQMATQLQVSFTALEAANEELEVRVEQRTAELQERSLQLKQALNFEATLKRISDHVRDTLDESQILQTVVREVMAILTAECCSTAIYDLECNFLIIRYEHAKSGWAASQGQQIPLDDGPSGIHQFLLQGQFLQFCQLSPRFDRPHSSILACPVFGEQGILADIWLFRKADQTYTDLEIRLVQQVANQCAIAIRQARLYQAAQSQVEELQRLHNLKDDFLSTVSHELRTPVSNMKLAIHMLKMASNPERQQQYISILETECKREVELINDLLDLQRLEANHQPIALQPIDLQEWLPPMLQSFRSRLHDRQQIFTLTLPETIHLLNSNPDSLGRLLAELLNNACKYTPSHGEIGFTLEQTLDVSHSTESPRLITRFAVRNQAEIPPTEIPYIFEKFYRVPNSDRWNQGGTGLGLALVKKLVEQLEGEIIVTSENGWTTFTVSFTSDCCSV, encoded by the coding sequence GTGCCACTTCGTGCTGTGTTGATCGTTCCCTTTATTCTGCAAATCTCGATTGCAGTGGGGTTAACGGCTATCTTCGCGATACGCAATGGCCAGAGGGCAGTGGATGATCTGACCTCCCAGTTGCGAGATGAAGTCACGGCACGGATCTCTCAACATCTAGAGGATTATGTTAAAACCCCGCAACTCGTTACACAAATTAATGCCAATGCAGTGCAGTTCGGCACGTTGGACTGGCAGAATCCGGCAAGCCTGGAACGACATTTTTGGCAGCAAATGCGCGTGTTTAGTTCTTTGCGACCGATTGCCTTTGGTAGCGAGCAGGGAAACATTCATTCGGTCGATCGGATGCCCAATGGCTCCCTCGTTATTCGCGTGATGGATGCATCTACAAACAGTGCATATCACACCTATAGCGTGGATCAACAGGGCAACCGCGATCGCCTGCTCAAAGTCAGCAACACCTTCGACCTCCGCACTCGTCCCTGGTATCGGAAAGCGGTTGAAGCTGGAGGTCCAACCTGGACTGACGTTTATCCCTATTTCTCATCGTGGGGATTGGCGATTAGTGCTACCCGCCCCTTCTACGACGAAACGGGACAGTTGTTGGGAGTTACGAATGCCACCCTGTCTCTAGCAGAGTTGGGTCACTTTTTAAGCAATCTGAAGATCGGGCGCACGGGACAAACCTTCATTATGGAGCGATCGGGCAACCTGGTGGCGAGTTCGACCTCTGAACAGCCCTTTTTTGTGCAGCAGGAGGGTGGAGAGGAAAAACGGGAACGGTTAGCGGCGATCGCCAGTCAAGACCCAGTTACGCGGCTCACCGCACAGTATTTAGAAAACTACTTCGGCAACTTCGACCATATTCGCCATAGTCAACAGCTTACCTACGTTATTGATGGCGAACCGTATTTGGTAGAAGTGGCTCCATTTAGCGATCCCTACGGCTTAGATTGGATTATTGTGGTGGTCGTTCCAGAAGCTGACTTCGTGCAATACATTGAGGCAAATACGCGAACCACCATTTTGCTGTGTTCCATAGCACTGCTGGTGTCAACGCTAATGGGTATTGTGACGTCTCAATGGATTGCTCAACCCATAGCCCGTGTGATCGAGGCGGCTCAAGCCATTGCGAATGGCAAATTAGATCAAACTGTTGCAGCTAGGAACATCAAAGAATTAAATGGACTGACTCAAGCGTTTAACCAGATGGCGACTCAGTTACAAGTTTCATTTACCGCTTTAGAAGCCGCCAATGAAGAACTCGAAGTGCGAGTTGAACAGCGAACAGCCGAATTGCAGGAGCGATCGCTGCAACTGAAGCAAGCTCTTAATTTTGAGGCAACACTAAAACGGATTAGTGACCATGTGCGCGACACGCTGGACGAATCGCAAATTTTGCAAACCGTTGTGCGTGAGGTCATGGCAATACTGACAGCTGAATGTTGCTCGACGGCTATTTATGATCTGGAATGCAACTTTCTCATCATTAGATACGAACATGCTAAATCGGGTTGGGCTGCCAGTCAGGGACAGCAGATTCCACTGGATGATGGTCCCTCTGGTATCCATCAGTTCCTCTTGCAAGGGCAGTTCCTCCAATTTTGTCAATTATCTCCCCGGTTTGACCGACCTCACTCCAGTATTCTTGCCTGTCCCGTATTTGGTGAACAGGGCATCCTGGCAGATATCTGGTTATTTCGCAAAGCCGATCAAACTTATACCGATCTGGAAATTCGGTTAGTGCAACAGGTAGCCAATCAATGCGCGATCGCCATTCGTCAGGCACGTCTGTATCAGGCAGCCCAGAGTCAGGTTGAAGAATTGCAGAGGCTACACAACCTCAAAGACGATTTTCTGAGTACGGTGTCTCATGAACTGCGAACCCCCGTCTCCAATATGAAATTAGCCATTCATATGCTAAAAATGGCATCCAACCCAGAGCGACAACAACAATACATCAGTATTTTGGAGACAGAGTGTAAGCGAGAAGTCGAACTGATCAATGATCTACTCGACCTGCAACGCCTGGAAGCTAACCATCAACCGATCGCCCTACAACCGATTGATTTACAGGAATGGCTTCCTCCCATGCTCCAATCGTTTCGATCGCGACTGCATGACCGTCAGCAGATTTTTACCCTAACACTACCTGAAACGATACACCTGCTAAACTCTAACCCCGACAGCCTGGGACGGTTACTGGCAGAACTATTGAACAACGCCTGCAAATACACCCCATCTCACGGTGAGATCGGTTTCACGCTAGAGCAAACCCTTGACGTATCTCATTCCACTGAATCTCCTCGGCTGATAACCCGGTTTGCAGTCCGAAATCAAGCCGAAATTCCCCCAACCGAAATTCCCTACATTTTTGAGAAGTTTTACCGTGTCCCTAACTCAGACCGATGGAATCAGGGCGGTACTGGTTTAGGACTGGCCC
- a CDS encoding ABC transporter permease subunit (The N-terminal region of this protein, as described by TIGR01726, is a three transmembrane segment that identifies a subfamily of ABC transporter permease subunits, which specificities that include histidine, arginine, glutamine, glutamate, L-cystine (sic), the opines (in Agrobacterium) octopine and nopaline, etc.) produces the protein MLDTLFHLLPRLLAGFWVTIELLVLSALGGVCVGAAMALAGIADCRLLRSISESYRAIFRSIPGLVVLYFIYYGIAQLEIVRSSLLWVVFKQAHWCAWLALSINHGAFTAELLCGALRAVPQDYLQASAALGLRPLKTLWLIRMPIALRLVLPAYTTELIFLTKTTSIVSTITILDLLGTADIIYKETFDPFVPLVTAGLLYLLLISVITHVSTLIESRVFRYPNI, from the coding sequence ATGCTTGATACCTTGTTTCACCTCTTGCCACGCTTGTTAGCTGGTTTTTGGGTAACGATTGAATTACTCGTTTTATCTGCACTGGGAGGAGTGTGTGTTGGTGCTGCAATGGCATTAGCTGGTATAGCCGATTGCCGTCTTTTACGCTCTATTTCTGAGTCGTATCGAGCTATTTTTCGTAGCATTCCAGGGTTAGTCGTGTTGTACTTCATCTACTACGGCATCGCTCAATTAGAGATAGTGCGATCGAGCTTGCTGTGGGTGGTCTTTAAACAAGCCCATTGGTGTGCCTGGTTAGCATTGAGCATCAACCATGGTGCGTTTACCGCAGAATTATTGTGTGGGGCGTTAAGGGCTGTTCCTCAAGATTATCTACAAGCGAGTGCAGCCCTGGGTCTACGTCCCCTCAAGACTCTGTGGCTCATTCGGATGCCGATCGCTCTCCGACTTGTTCTCCCAGCCTACACAACGGAACTGATATTTCTAACCAAGACAACTTCTATTGTGAGTACAATTACTATTCTCGATTTGCTGGGAACGGCAGACATTATTTATAAAGAAACCTTTGATCCATTTGTGCCCCTTGTGACCGCTGGATTACTGTACTTGTTACTCATTTCTGTCATCACCCACGTATCAACTCTGATCGAATCCCGTGTCTTTCGTTATCCCAATATTTAA